A portion of the Lolium rigidum isolate FL_2022 chromosome 1, APGP_CSIRO_Lrig_0.1, whole genome shotgun sequence genome contains these proteins:
- the LOC124682344 gene encoding protein transport protein sec31-like, with amino-acid sequence MDPSDAARRSAERWMGVAEKLLMARDVEGCKQFVSQALDDDPRAAGADDLLAAADALLAAQRRRLPSGIPDPYAVLGLDSALPASRDPDVVHAHYRRRSFLLNRSHPDRPCSLAFADAARLVADAWAFLSDPLRKASLDSDLAAAVAAKAAAARAPTPSPEKPQPRPPPPPSPRPASSPPARQPRQAATASPPAKRGRPQRAAKPQQPPPEHQQEAEAPNAPPFWTACTSCCHVHQYDRSYEARTVLCPSCRCPFFASAMSTPPPIVPGTDMYYCSWGFFPMGFPGGPAFAGPASSPMQQPPASLGFYPMGPYLPLPAQAGVVEGNVAAQAGVVEGNVAAQAGVVEGNVAGGVDSETAVSATETAAVPVAPLPAKSTHVKVGAKKRGRPKGSKNKNVVIEIN; translated from the exons ATGGATCCCTCCGACGCCGCGCGGCGCTCCGCTGAGCGATGGATGGGCGTGGCCGAGAAGTTGCTCATGGCGCGGGACGTCGAGGGCTGCAAGCAGTTCGTCTCCCAGGCCCTCGACGACGACCcacgcgccgccggcgccgacgacctgctcgccgccgccgacgccctcctcgccgcccagcgccgccgcctcccctccggGATCCCCGACCCCTACGCCGTTCTTGGCCTCGACTCCGCGCTCCCCGCCTCCCGCGACCCAGACGTCGTCCACGCACACTACCGCCGCCGCTCCTTCCTGCTCAATCGATCCCACCCAGACCGCCCCTGCTCTCTCGCATTCGCCGACGCCGCTCGCCTCGTCGCCGACGCTTGGGCCTTTCTCTCGGACCCTCTCCGCAAAGCCTCCCTCGACTCCGACCTCGCTGCCGCTGTAGCCGCcaaggccgcagcagctcgcgcACCCACTCCCTCTCCCGAGAAACCGCAgccgcgaccaccaccaccaccatctccacggcCAGCCTCGTCACCGCCTGCTCGCCAGCCACGGCAGGCGGCAACGGCGTCGCCGCCAGCAAAGCGCGGCCGTCCACAGCGCGCCGCCAAACCGCAGCAGCCGCCTCCGGAGCACCAGCAGGAGGCGGAGGCGCCGAATGCGCCGCCGTTCTGGACGGCCTGCACGTCCTGCTGCCACGTGCACCAGTACGACCGCTCCTACGAGGCGCGCACTGTGCTTTGCCCTAGCTGCCGGTGCCCTTTCTTCGCCTCGGCGATGTCCACACCGCCACCTATCGTGCCGGGCACCGACATGTACTACTGCTCCTGGGGCTTCTTTCCCATGGGGTTCCCGGGAGGCCCTGCCTTTGCTGGACCGGCAAGTTCTCCGATGCAGCAGCCGCCCGCTTCTCTGGGATTTTATCCGATGGGCCCATACTTGCCATTGCCAGCTCAAGCTGGCGTTGTGGAAG GCAATGTGGCTGCTCAAGCTGGCGTTGTGGAAGGCAATGTGGCTGCTCAAGCTGGCGTTGTGGAAGGCAATGTGGCTGGTGGTGTTGACAGTGAGACTGCTGTCAGTGCCACTGAGacagcggcagtgccggtggcgCCATTGCCAGCAAAGTCCACTCATGTAAAGGTTGGGGCAAAGAAGCGAGGGCGCCCCAAAGGCAGCAAGAATAAGAATGTGGTGATTGAGATCAATTAG